A stretch of Crossiella cryophila DNA encodes these proteins:
- a CDS encoding GNAT family N-acetyltransferase → MDAQVHTNPQLFWKLAGPHFLADPVRNTVAITVMERCLAGTEPGYTTPLMLTVHDNSGALVGASLRTAPWPLLIGGLPPETVPAAVDAVLLHDPGLTAVTGPREAAVTFARAWTERTGQVSLEKLATRLFRLEELTPPAVAGAARIGGRADLELLVKWREAFSLELDGVGYSLDERAGVLAAFEAGDPHFVWEVDGTPVSLAFTNVPSGGMARVRYVYTPVRHRGHGYASAATAAASQWALVQGATEVLLFTDLGDPVTNRIYPRLGYRPVFDAVEIAFSAGTADGAVPHMRGEHE, encoded by the coding sequence ATGGATGCGCAGGTGCACACCAATCCTCAGCTCTTCTGGAAGCTTGCGGGGCCGCACTTCCTCGCGGACCCCGTGCGCAATACCGTCGCGATCACCGTCATGGAGCGCTGCCTGGCCGGGACCGAACCCGGTTACACCACTCCGCTCATGCTCACGGTGCACGACAACTCCGGCGCGTTGGTCGGCGCCAGCCTGCGTACCGCGCCCTGGCCACTGCTCATCGGTGGGCTGCCGCCGGAAACCGTCCCGGCCGCGGTGGACGCGGTACTCCTGCACGACCCTGGCCTGACCGCGGTGACCGGGCCGCGGGAGGCAGCCGTCACGTTCGCGCGGGCCTGGACCGAGCGGACCGGGCAGGTGAGCCTGGAGAAGTTGGCGACGCGGTTGTTCCGGCTGGAGGAGTTGACCCCGCCTGCGGTCGCCGGTGCGGCGCGGATTGGCGGGAGGGCTGATCTGGAGCTGTTGGTGAAGTGGCGGGAGGCGTTCAGCCTGGAACTGGACGGGGTGGGGTATTCGCTGGATGAGCGGGCCGGCGTGCTGGCCGCGTTCGAGGCGGGGGATCCGCACTTCGTCTGGGAGGTGGACGGGACGCCGGTGTCGTTGGCGTTCACCAATGTGCCCAGCGGGGGAATGGCCAGGGTCCGGTACGTCTACACGCCGGTGCGGCACCGGGGGCATGGCTATGCCTCGGCGGCCACGGCGGCGGCCTCGCAGTGGGCGCTCGTCCAGGGCGCGACCGAGGTGCTGTTGTTCACCGATCTCGGGGATCCGGTGACGAACCGGATCTATCCGCGGCTGGGTTATCGGCCGGTGTTCGACGCTGTGGAGATCGCCTTCTCAGCCGGGACTGCTGACGGGGCGGTTCCGCACATGCGAGGAGAACACGAGTGA
- a CDS encoding Lrp/AsnC family transcriptional regulator: MDLDELDWRILDLLQQDGRMTFTELARRVNLSAPATTERVRRLEQLGVITGYAAVVDPQLLGLPIQAIVRVRVRSLDSPRFRERLLALPSVCDADHVTGDDCWLLRVRCKSMAELEQLVDNAQQYGETTTSLVFSSHVRNRPVSSPG; the protein is encoded by the coding sequence GTGGACCTAGATGAACTGGACTGGCGCATCCTGGACCTGCTCCAGCAGGACGGCCGGATGACCTTCACCGAGCTGGCCCGCCGGGTCAACCTGTCCGCCCCCGCCACCACCGAACGCGTGCGCAGGCTCGAGCAGCTGGGAGTGATCACCGGCTATGCCGCGGTGGTCGACCCCCAGCTGCTCGGCCTGCCCATTCAGGCCATCGTCCGGGTCCGGGTCAGAAGCCTGGACTCGCCCCGGTTCCGCGAGCGGCTGCTGGCCCTGCCGTCGGTGTGCGACGCCGACCACGTGACCGGCGATGACTGCTGGCTGTTGCGGGTGCGATGTAAGTCGATGGCCGAACTGGAACAGCTCGTCGACAACGCGCAGCAGTACGGCGAGACCACCACGTCACTCGTGTTCTCCTCGCATGTGCGGAACCGCCCCGTCAGCAGTCCCGGCTGA